The Amycolatopsis mongoliensis genome includes a window with the following:
- a CDS encoding FAD binding domain-containing protein, with amino-acid sequence MIPAEFRYERVSTVDEALARLASLGDEAKVLAGGHSLLPLMKLRLAAPEYLVDIGPVDELRYVRLDGGDVVIGALSRYSDLARDPVLLAHAPLLAHASGEVGDRQVRHRGTIGGSLVHADSAADLPAAVLASDAVLVARGPAGERRIPASEFFLGPFTTPLDPDELLTEIRLPAQTGQDWGFEKFTRRAIDWAMVGVAVVGGRVGLVNMGGVPLRATATEEALASGASVADAAALAAEGTSPPDEPHATAEYRRHLARVLTRRALTR; translated from the coding sequence GTGATCCCCGCCGAGTTCCGCTACGAGCGCGTGTCCACAGTGGACGAGGCGCTCGCCCGGCTGGCTTCCCTCGGTGACGAAGCGAAGGTGCTGGCCGGCGGGCATTCCCTGCTGCCGCTGATGAAGCTGCGGCTGGCCGCGCCGGAGTACCTGGTCGACATCGGACCGGTCGACGAGCTGCGGTACGTCCGTCTCGACGGCGGCGACGTCGTGATCGGCGCTTTGTCCCGCTACAGCGACCTCGCGCGGGACCCGGTGCTGCTGGCGCACGCGCCGCTGCTGGCCCACGCGTCCGGCGAGGTCGGCGACCGGCAGGTCCGCCACCGCGGCACGATCGGCGGGTCGCTGGTGCACGCGGACTCCGCGGCGGACCTGCCCGCGGCGGTGCTGGCCTCGGACGCGGTGCTGGTCGCGCGCGGCCCGGCGGGGGAGCGGCGGATTCCCGCGTCGGAGTTCTTCCTCGGCCCGTTCACGACGCCGCTGGACCCGGACGAGCTGCTGACGGAGATCCGCCTGCCGGCGCAGACCGGGCAGGACTGGGGCTTCGAGAAGTTCACCCGCCGCGCGATCGACTGGGCGATGGTGGGGGTGGCCGTCGTCGGCGGCCGCGTCGGGCTGGTGAACATGGGCGGGGTCCCGCTGCGGGCCACGGCGACCGAAGAGGCACTGGCCTCGGGGGCGTCCGTCGCCGACGCGGCGGCGCTGGCGGCGGAGGGGACTTCGCCTCCGGACGAGCCCCACGCGACAGCCGAATACCGCCGCCACCTGGCGCGGGTGCTGACCCGCCGTGCGCTGACCCGCTGA
- a CDS encoding (2Fe-2S)-binding protein → MKVSIEVNGRPVAEEVPDRTLLVHFLRDTAGLTGTNIGCDTTSCGACTVLLDGESVKSCTVLAAQADGHAVTTVEGLSEPDGSLHPMQRAFREQHGLQCGFCTPGMIMASVSLLADNPKPTRDEVRAGLEGNLCRCTGYHNIVSAVVDASGQEVDR, encoded by the coding sequence GTGAAGGTTTCGATCGAGGTCAACGGGCGGCCGGTGGCCGAGGAGGTGCCGGACCGGACACTGCTGGTGCACTTCCTGCGCGACACCGCCGGGCTCACCGGCACGAACATCGGCTGCGACACGACGTCCTGCGGCGCCTGCACGGTGCTGCTCGACGGCGAGTCGGTCAAGTCCTGCACGGTGCTGGCCGCGCAGGCCGACGGCCACGCCGTCACCACCGTCGAAGGACTGTCCGAACCGGACGGTTCGTTGCACCCGATGCAGCGTGCGTTCCGCGAGCAGCACGGGCTGCAGTGCGGGTTCTGCACGCCGGGGATGATCATGGCGTCGGTGTCGCTGCTGGCCGACAACCCGAAGCCCACCCGCGACGAGGTGCGGGCCGGGCTCGAGGGGAACCTCTGCCGCTGCACGGGTTACCACAACATCGTGAGTGCCGTGGTCGACGCTTCGGGACAGGAGGTGGACCGGTGA